In Phenylobacterium zucineum HLK1, one DNA window encodes the following:
- a CDS encoding peptidase inhibitor: MRRMAWIAAGAAGLVLAGCASEPTAPPPPPASAPPPAMPAPPPDTCGAAEAQRYVGRHRSEIPVPLRPEQQRVACTTCPVTQDYRPDRLNFFFDAETGIVREVRCG; this comes from the coding sequence ATGAGGCGGATGGCGTGGATCGCGGCCGGGGCCGCGGGTCTGGTCCTGGCGGGATGCGCAAGCGAGCCGACGGCGCCGCCTCCGCCCCCGGCGAGCGCCCCGCCGCCGGCCATGCCGGCCCCCCCGCCCGACACCTGCGGCGCGGCCGAGGCCCAGCGCTACGTGGGCCGGCACAGAAGCGAGATCCCGGTGCCGCTGCGCCCCGAGCAGCAGCGCGTGGCCTGCACCACCTGCCCGGTGACCCAGGACTACAGGCCCGACCGGCTGAACTTCTTCTTCGACGCCGAGACGGGGATCGTGCGCGAGGTGCGCTGCGGCTAG
- a CDS encoding DNA polymerase III subunit chi has product MTEVWFYHLERTGLDQALPELLEKTLQRGWKAIVRTPVPERVEHLDGWLWSYRDDSFLPHAPAGEPGAARQPILLTMDFENPNGADALFLVDGAEPGDLAGYQRCVVLFDGADPAQLSLARSQWSQVKAKGFSVSYWKQQARGWEKQA; this is encoded by the coding sequence GTGACCGAGGTCTGGTTCTACCACCTGGAGAGGACCGGCCTGGACCAGGCCCTTCCCGAGCTGCTTGAGAAGACCCTGCAGCGCGGCTGGAAGGCGATCGTGCGCACGCCCGTCCCTGAACGGGTGGAGCACCTGGACGGCTGGCTGTGGAGCTACCGGGACGACAGCTTCCTGCCGCATGCGCCGGCGGGCGAGCCCGGAGCCGCCCGCCAGCCGATCCTGCTGACCATGGACTTCGAGAACCCCAACGGGGCCGACGCCCTGTTCCTGGTGGACGGGGCCGAGCCGGGCGACCTTGCTGGCTACCAGCGGTGCGTCGTCCTGTTCGATGGGGCCGACCCGGCGCAACTGAGCCTGGCGCGCAGCCAATGGAGCCAGGTGAAGGCCAAGGGGTTCTCCGTTTCGTACTGGAAGCAGCAGGCGCGCGGATGGGAGAAACAGGCATGA
- a CDS encoding leucyl aminopeptidase has translation MEIEFVAASAATPAKTALARIVFEGEAQDTTLTQASRFTGAKGQTLDILAPASVDAARLVLVGAGKREAFDALAAEHAAATAYNAVKTSGLEVLRVETPNGDAELAARVALGVRLACYRFDKYRTKEPAEKKPSIVKTQVATADPDGALAAFPPLAALADAVSFSRDLVSEPANVLYPAEFARRVKELERLGLEVEILGEDAMKALGMGSLLGVGQGSVRESQLVVIRWNGAQDPNAQPVAFVGKGVCFDTGGISIKPAEGMEDMKWDMGGAGAVAGLMYALAGRKAKVNAVGILGLVENMPDGNAQRPGDVVTSMSGQTVEVINTDAEGRLVLADAIWYCQDRFKPKFIVDLATLTGAIIISLGNDYAGLFSNNDELAGNLLDASGKEGEPLWRLPLPEAYNKQLESPIADMKNIGGRPAGSITAALFIQKFVNNVPWAHLDIASTAWKKPSTVPTIPEGATGFGVRLLNRMVQEKYEG, from the coding sequence ATGGAGATCGAGTTCGTCGCCGCCTCGGCCGCGACGCCCGCGAAGACCGCCCTGGCCCGGATCGTGTTCGAGGGGGAGGCGCAGGATACGACGCTCACCCAGGCGAGCCGCTTCACCGGCGCCAAGGGCCAGACCCTCGACATCCTCGCGCCGGCCAGCGTGGACGCCGCCCGGCTGGTGCTCGTGGGCGCCGGCAAGCGGGAGGCCTTCGACGCCCTTGCGGCCGAGCACGCCGCGGCGACCGCCTACAACGCGGTGAAGACCTCGGGTCTGGAGGTCCTGCGGGTCGAGACGCCCAACGGCGACGCCGAACTCGCCGCCCGCGTGGCCCTGGGGGTGCGGCTGGCCTGCTACCGCTTCGACAAGTACCGGACCAAGGAGCCGGCCGAGAAGAAGCCTTCGATCGTCAAGACCCAGGTGGCGACCGCCGACCCCGACGGCGCCCTGGCGGCCTTCCCGCCGCTGGCCGCCCTGGCCGATGCGGTGAGCTTCAGCCGCGACCTGGTCTCCGAACCCGCCAACGTCCTCTATCCGGCCGAGTTCGCGCGGCGGGTGAAGGAGCTGGAGCGCCTCGGCCTCGAGGTCGAGATCCTGGGCGAGGACGCCATGAAGGCCCTCGGCATGGGCAGCCTGCTCGGGGTGGGGCAGGGCAGCGTGCGCGAGAGCCAGCTGGTGGTGATCCGCTGGAACGGCGCGCAGGATCCGAACGCCCAGCCCGTCGCCTTCGTCGGCAAGGGCGTCTGCTTCGACACCGGCGGCATCTCCATCAAGCCCGCCGAGGGCATGGAGGACATGAAGTGGGACATGGGCGGCGCCGGCGCCGTCGCGGGCCTGATGTACGCGCTGGCCGGCCGCAAGGCCAAGGTCAACGCCGTCGGGATCCTCGGCCTCGTCGAGAACATGCCTGACGGCAACGCCCAGCGTCCGGGCGACGTGGTGACCTCCATGTCGGGGCAGACGGTCGAGGTGATCAACACCGACGCCGAGGGCCGCCTCGTGCTGGCCGACGCCATCTGGTACTGCCAGGACCGCTTCAAGCCGAAGTTCATCGTCGACCTGGCCACCCTGACCGGCGCGATCATCATCAGCCTGGGCAACGACTACGCCGGCCTGTTCTCCAACAACGACGAGCTGGCCGGGAACCTGCTGGATGCGTCGGGCAAGGAGGGCGAGCCCCTGTGGCGGCTGCCGCTGCCCGAGGCCTACAACAAGCAGCTGGAATCCCCGATCGCCGACATGAAGAACATCGGCGGCCGTCCGGCCGGCTCGATCACCGCGGCCCTGTTCATCCAGAAGTTCGTCAACAACGTCCCCTGGGCGCACCTCGACATCGCGTCCACCGCCTGGAAGAAGCCCTCGACCGTGCCGACCATCCCGGAAGGCGCCACCGGCTTCGGCGTGCGGCTGCTGAACCGCATGGTCCAGGAGAAGTACGAGGGCTGA
- the lptF gene encoding LPS export ABC transporter permease LptF has protein sequence MRLIDRYLLRQLLGPVILATLALTGVALLSQTLSGLDLIVNQRQSALVFLKVTLLAMPQLINMVLPIAVFVAALVALNRLHTEQEIVVCFAGGMSRWRVISPAIRLACTVAFLALLMNLWVQPAAYREMRRELFQVRTDLASTLVREGEFTEPAPGLTVYAQGVDGAGNLENLFIHQMRDDGSATTYTAEQGRVGRSQGRPVLVMRNGSNQEFSSTGVLNYLTFDEYIFDLSALTSSDELVHYKPSDRYPHELFFPDLQQDWERRNRLDLLAEGHARISSPLYNIAFMAMALSAIIGGGFSRLGYGRRIAAMGAAAAIVRILGFQVQAASEDAAWLNVFQYLIPLAATALAFRSIFRQRVNRFIDVTKRPARIAGVRT, from the coding sequence ATGCGCCTGATCGACCGATATCTCCTGCGTCAGCTGCTGGGCCCGGTGATCCTCGCCACCCTGGCGCTGACCGGCGTGGCGCTGCTCAGCCAGACGCTCTCGGGCCTGGACCTGATCGTCAACCAGCGCCAGAGCGCCCTCGTGTTCCTGAAGGTGACGCTGCTGGCCATGCCGCAGCTCATCAACATGGTGCTGCCGATCGCCGTGTTCGTGGCCGCGCTCGTGGCGCTGAACCGGCTGCACACCGAACAGGAGATCGTCGTGTGCTTCGCCGGCGGCATGAGCCGCTGGCGGGTGATCTCCCCGGCGATCCGCCTCGCCTGCACCGTGGCGTTCCTGGCGCTGCTGATGAACCTGTGGGTCCAGCCGGCGGCCTACCGCGAGATGCGCCGCGAGCTGTTCCAGGTCCGCACCGACCTGGCCTCCACCCTCGTGCGCGAGGGCGAGTTCACCGAGCCGGCCCCGGGCCTGACGGTCTACGCCCAGGGCGTGGACGGCGCCGGCAACCTGGAGAACCTGTTCATCCACCAGATGCGGGACGACGGCTCGGCCACCACCTACACCGCCGAACAGGGCCGGGTCGGCCGCAGCCAGGGCCGCCCCGTGCTGGTGATGCGCAACGGCTCGAACCAGGAGTTCTCGTCCACGGGCGTGCTGAACTACCTGACCTTCGACGAGTACATCTTCGACCTGTCGGCCCTGACCAGCTCGGACGAGCTCGTCCACTACAAGCCGTCCGACCGCTACCCGCACGAGCTGTTCTTCCCCGACCTGCAGCAGGACTGGGAGCGCCGGAACCGCCTCGACCTGCTGGCCGAGGGCCACGCCCGCATCTCCAGCCCGCTCTACAACATCGCCTTCATGGCCATGGCGCTGTCGGCGATCATCGGGGGCGGCTTCTCGCGCCTGGGCTACGGCCGGCGGATCGCGGCCATGGGCGCGGCGGCGGCGATCGTGCGCATCCTCGGCTTCCAGGTGCAGGCGGCCAGCGAGGATGCGGCCTGGCTCAACGTCTTCCAGTACCTGATCCCGCTGGCCGCGACCGCCCTCGCCTTCCGCAGCATCTTCCGTCAGCGCGTGAACCGCTTCATCGACGTGACCAAACGGCCCGCGCGCATCGCCGGGGTGCGGACGTGA
- the lptG gene encoding LPS export ABC transporter permease LptG has protein sequence MTGLGRLERYVMGRMLAGVGAALAVISAVILLIQFVELSSQVGTRADVGASGIFALTLLRAPSLIQILLPFCFLFGGIGAFVGLNRKSELVAMRAAGVSAWRFILPSAALAAILGVLAVAVLNPFAAALNARFEAERARLMENYLGDRPQDVWIRQGDERTQIVIHAKDRETVAGAVVLKGVSVFIYEKTPRGAPEFRRRLEAAEARLMPGFWRLRDVREAGVGESSIRSESLSIRSTLDAEAAMERFASPEAIAFWRLPAAIRLTEQAGFSAAGYRLRFQQLLATPVLFAAMTVLAAAFSLRLVRLGGLAGLAGAGVALGFVMFFFNQFAGALAKADILPLFAAAWAPTLVALLAGVTLLCYTEDG, from the coding sequence GTGACCGGGCTCGGCCGCCTCGAACGCTATGTGATGGGCCGGATGCTGGCCGGCGTGGGCGCGGCGCTGGCGGTGATCTCGGCCGTCATCCTGCTGATCCAGTTCGTGGAGCTGTCCAGCCAGGTGGGCACCCGGGCGGACGTGGGCGCCTCGGGCATCTTCGCCCTGACCCTGCTGCGCGCGCCCTCGCTGATCCAGATCCTGCTGCCCTTCTGCTTCCTGTTCGGCGGGATCGGCGCCTTCGTCGGCCTGAACCGCAAGAGCGAGCTGGTGGCCATGCGGGCGGCCGGCGTCTCGGCCTGGCGCTTCATCCTGCCGTCGGCCGCCCTCGCCGCGATCCTCGGCGTGCTGGCGGTGGCGGTGCTCAACCCGTTCGCCGCGGCGCTCAACGCCCGCTTCGAGGCCGAGCGCGCCCGGCTGATGGAGAACTACCTGGGCGATCGGCCGCAGGACGTGTGGATCCGCCAGGGCGACGAGCGCACCCAGATCGTGATCCACGCCAAGGACCGCGAGACCGTGGCGGGCGCCGTGGTCCTCAAGGGCGTCTCGGTGTTCATCTACGAGAAGACCCCGCGCGGGGCGCCGGAATTCCGCCGCCGGCTCGAGGCCGCCGAGGCGCGCCTGATGCCCGGCTTCTGGCGGCTGCGCGACGTGCGCGAGGCCGGCGTCGGCGAAAGCTCGATCCGCTCCGAGAGCCTGTCCATCCGCTCGACCCTCGACGCCGAGGCTGCGATGGAGCGTTTCGCCTCGCCCGAGGCGATCGCCTTCTGGCGGCTGCCGGCCGCCATCCGGCTGACCGAACAGGCGGGCTTCTCGGCGGCGGGGTACCGGCTGCGGTTCCAGCAGCTCCTGGCCACCCCGGTGCTGTTCGCGGCGATGACCGTGCTGGCGGCGGCCTTCTCGCTGCGCCTGGTCCGGCTGGGGGGCCTCGCAGGCCTGGCGGGGGCCGGCGTCGCCCTCGGCTTCGTGATGTTCTTCTTCAACCAGTTCGCCGGCGCGCTGGCCAAGGCCGACATCCTGCCGCTCTTCGCGGCGGCCTGGGCGCCCACGCTGGTCGCGCTGCTCGCAGGCGTGACCCTGCTTTGCTACACCGAAGACGGTTGA